ACGCACTAAAAGTTGGCGGTGAAAATGTCTCGGCTCGTCAGGTTGAAGAGGTTTGCATGCAGGTGCCGGGTATTGGTGAGATTGCCATTGTTGCCCGAGCTGACGAGATGCTCGATATGGTGCCAGTCGGCTTTTTGATCAAAGGCTTTGGTGCGCCAGAGAATGATGAGGAATTCTGTCAGCAAATTATCGATCACTGTAAGGCAAACTTAGCCGATTTTAAGGTGCCCCGAGCCATTCATGTGGTAGAGGAGTTCCCCCGAGCGGCACTTGAAAAAGTAGCAAAAAATAAACTGCGCGAGATGGCTGATGAATTAGGTTAAGTGATGGCTTTCTTTATCAGTAAGTAAAAAGCCAGCAGTATTGCTGGCTTTTTATCGATAGCATTAGTTTTAATATTTAGCGGTTAAGTAAAGGGATGCACCCTGATAGGCCCAGGCGAGGTCGCCACGAAAAAAGCTGATGTCTGATTGAATATCTAAATCTAACATCGAAATAGAGGCGCCAAGTCCCCAGTATTGAGTGAAATAATATTCACTACTTAGGCTGACGCTGGTCATATGGCCATAAAAGCTGTCGAGCGATAAATCAAAGTATTGAATATTTCCTTTGAGATACCAACTCGGTAAAACGCGATAACTGACAAAGCCATTGAGCGTCGGTAGAGGGACATCAACATCGCCGCTGTTTTTGTAGTTGGCATTAAAGGCCTTGCCGCCTCGCCCTTGAGACTCAGAGCTAATGAAGCCGCTGGCGCTGATGCTAAGATCGATTTGCATCCAGTAAAGGCCTACGCCCGCTCCCATTTCAAGATCTTCAGATTGGTAGATGCTATAGAGATAGCTGAGATCATAAATCGTTGTGTCGTAATTGGCTTTTGTGTCAGCGCCTGCGGAAATAGTATCGCCGTCAAAATAAATATCGTTGGACAGTTTGGCTGAGCTGGTTCGGTCAGCTGGCAGGTAGTCAAAAAGAATGCGATGGCGAGGCGCGAAGCGCCAGTAGGCAGAAAAATTAGCTAAATTTATTTCTTCATCAAATTTAAGATCATCTTCTATATCGATGGGGCGGTCGACAATGCTGTTGACGGCGTCAAGGTCCAGACTCGAGTCAAAGGTGGTGACAGAGGCGCCCAGGCTCAGCGAAAAACGTTCACTAAACGCTGTCTCGGCATGTGAATTATTGATGCTGGTTATAGTCGTTGCCAGTACCCCCCAAATAAATAAATGCATGCTTTTCATCAATAATCCTATATTGCATCGAGCGGCACAGCGGTGGCGTGCTCAGCTGTTTTAGCCAGTGATATGTCAGCAGCTGTCTAGGCGATAGCTCCACGAGTTTTTATTGTTATATATCGTCTCATCAGAAACTGTAGCGTTAAACGTTGACGCTGACAATGCTGGCAGCAACACACCAGGCGACCACTATCAAAGGCGATAGCTTGTAAACAGTGAACAGGCCAAAAGCGACAATGGCAATGGCTAGGTCAATAGGGTTGATGATTGAGTTGGTGAAAATAGGTTGGTAAAGCGCTGCTGTTAATACCCCCGCGACGGCGGCATTGACGCCGGCAAGGGCTTGACTGGCGCGGGTTTTTTCGCGATTAACTGCCAGAGTGGCAGTGCCGCTGCAATAAGCAATAAACCTGGAAGGAAAA
The sequence above is drawn from the Sinobacterium norvegicum genome and encodes:
- a CDS encoding chromate transporter; the encoded protein is MAYCSGTATLAVNREKTRASQALAGVNAAVAGVLTAALYQPIFTNSIINPIDLAIAIVAFGLFTVYKLSPLIVVAWCVAASIVSVNV